One genomic window of Meleagris gallopavo isolate NT-WF06-2002-E0010 breed Aviagen turkey brand Nicholas breeding stock chromosome 22, Turkey_5.1, whole genome shotgun sequence includes the following:
- the OGFR gene encoding opioid growth factor receptor isoform X2 yields the protein MGQRRSNSSPLFQRSFKISGRRNWNAARDLQRYRHRYPGLIESETDEEEDMWNLSFYKNEIAFMPHGLHIEDLLESWWDNYEVLEENHSYIQWLFPLREHGMNFRAKPLTCQEIEALKKSEEVMERFIRAYQLMLRFYGIILVNQETGELKRAENWAERFLNLNRFSHNNLRITRILKCLGELGYEHYQVHLVKFFLTETLVNETLPNVKRSALDYFLFTIRSKRKRRELVHYAWQHYKPQGSFVWGPHDKLLKYRPRSTKSKLHQKAENEQKTPGKKIDDSVEEGQSQSLGEKRKAGDAADLQTEANEEDTMEKISKCVSKGGEDEDEKKTPFAEQEKDCNSEAELQDATENDCAKESKKRKLDANLADDIKSGQLKSPSDIERISSNLEECAIDAEIPLDPLLQSEQDQETPKEENTNPKDLTVPEAGDAAVKRRKVDKRTQRNKTFNLAINLNMAPPAHSAQSHPSVSNAKTEDEKVGEKKAAVEEMSEKAEGSANGGALNSSAASVLPSTAQTSPVSDGLESSADQVTAKSDEHPCNTTPLEGNSEAGGEEQHKNTANASEKEGAKATGSKQIPGSPEQSVASSCAEQGSTEVAIQRTDSSERVAEPGEEHIATV from the exons ATG GGACAAAGAAGATCCAATTCATCACCATTGTTTCAGAGGAGTTTTAAG ATCTCAGGCAGGCGCAACTGGAATGCAGCAAGGGACTTGCAGAGATACAGGCATCGTTACCCG GGTTTGATAGAATCAGAAACTGACGAGGAAGAAGATATGTGGAACTTGAGCTTCTACAAAAATGAGATTGCTTTTATGCCCCACG gTTTGCATATTGAAGATCTGCTTGAATCTTGGTGGGACAACTATGAGGTTCTGGAAGAAAACCATTCCTACATACAGTG GCTATTTCCTTTACGTGAACATGGGATGAATTTTCGTGCGAAGCCACTCACATGTCAAGAAATTGAG gcCTTGAAGAAGTCAGAGGAAGTTATGGAAAGGTTTATACGTGCTTATCAACTCATGTTGAGATTTTATGGAATAATTTTAGTGAACCAGGAAACTGGAGAACTCAAGAGAGCAGAGAATTGGGCTGAAAGATTTCTCAACTTGAACCG GTTTAGCCACAACAATTTACGGATTACTCGCATCCTGAAGTGCCTGGGGGAGTTGGGATATGAACACTATCAAGTGCACTTGGTtaagtttttcctaacagaAACTCTTGTTAATGAGACATTACCAAATGTCAAGAGAAGTGCCTTGGACTACTTCCTGTTCACCATCAGAAGCAAACGGAAGAGAAGAGAACTAGTCCACTATGCTTGGCAGCACTACAAACCTCAAGGCAGCTTTGTGTGGGGGCCCCATGACAAACTCTTGAAGTACAGACCCCGCTCCACCAAGTCGAAGTTGCACCAAAAGgctgaaaatgaacagaaaactCCTGGTAAAAAGATTGATGATTCAGTGGAAGAGGGTCAGAGCCAGTCTCTGGGGGAGAAACGGAAGGCTGGAGATGCTGCCGACTTGCAAACTGAAGCAAATGAAGAGGACACGATGGAGAAGATAAGTAAATGTGTTTCAAAAGGTGGGGAGGATGAGGATGAGAAAAAAACTCCATTTGCCGAGCAGGAAAAGGATTGCAACAGTGAGGCTGAATTGCAGGATGCAACAGAGAATGACTGTGCAAAGGAGagcaagaagagaaaactgGATGCAAATTTGGCAGACGACATAAAGAGTGGGCAGCTGAAAAGCCCTTCTGATATTGAAAGAATCTCCAGTAATCTGGAAGAATGTGCAATTGATGCAGAAATCCCCTTGGATCCACTCTTACAATCAGAACAGGACCAAGAAAcaccaaaagaagaaaatacaaaccCCAAAGACTTAACAGTGCCAGAGGCTGGTGATGCTGCTGTAAAAAGGAGGAAAGTTGataaaagaacacaaagaaataaaacattcaacTTGGCCATAAATCTGAACATGGCCCCACCTGCTCACAGTGCCCAGTCACATCCATCTGTTTCAAATGCTaaaactgaagatgaaaaagTCGGTGAGAAAAAGGCAGCTGTGGAGGAGATGAGTGAGAAGGCTGAGGGCAGTGCAAATGGTGGGGCTCTGAACTCCTCGGCTGCCTCCGtgcttcccagcactgctcagactTCTCCAGTGAGCGATGGCTTGGAGTCGAGTGCAGATCAAGTCACAGCAAAGAGTGATGAGCACCCCTGCAACACCACCCCCCTGGAAGGCAACAGTGAGGCAGGTGGGGAAGAACAgcataaaaacacagcaaatgcGAGTGAAAAAGAAGGTGCAAAAGCCACAGGCAGCAAACAAATTCCAGGGAGTCCTGAGCAGAGCgttgcatcctcttgtgctgAACAAGGCAGTACTGAGGTTGCAATACAAAGAACGGATAGCTCTGAGCGTGTGGCAGAGCCTGGTGAAGAGCACATAGCAACAGTGTGA
- the OGFR gene encoding opioid growth factor receptor isoform X1 produces MKLKISQKGQRRSNSSPLFQRSFKISGRRNWNAARDLQRYRHRYPGLIESETDEEEDMWNLSFYKNEIAFMPHGLHIEDLLESWWDNYEVLEENHSYIQWLFPLREHGMNFRAKPLTCQEIEALKKSEEVMERFIRAYQLMLRFYGIILVNQETGELKRAENWAERFLNLNRFSHNNLRITRILKCLGELGYEHYQVHLVKFFLTETLVNETLPNVKRSALDYFLFTIRSKRKRRELVHYAWQHYKPQGSFVWGPHDKLLKYRPRSTKSKLHQKAENEQKTPGKKIDDSVEEGQSQSLGEKRKAGDAADLQTEANEEDTMEKISKCVSKGGEDEDEKKTPFAEQEKDCNSEAELQDATENDCAKESKKRKLDANLADDIKSGQLKSPSDIERISSNLEECAIDAEIPLDPLLQSEQDQETPKEENTNPKDLTVPEAGDAAVKRRKVDKRTQRNKTFNLAINLNMAPPAHSAQSHPSVSNAKTEDEKVGEKKAAVEEMSEKAEGSANGGALNSSAASVLPSTAQTSPVSDGLESSADQVTAKSDEHPCNTTPLEGNSEAGGEEQHKNTANASEKEGAKATGSKQIPGSPEQSVASSCAEQGSTEVAIQRTDSSERVAEPGEEHIATV; encoded by the exons ATGAAGCTTAAAATAAGTCAGAAG GGACAAAGAAGATCCAATTCATCACCATTGTTTCAGAGGAGTTTTAAG ATCTCAGGCAGGCGCAACTGGAATGCAGCAAGGGACTTGCAGAGATACAGGCATCGTTACCCG GGTTTGATAGAATCAGAAACTGACGAGGAAGAAGATATGTGGAACTTGAGCTTCTACAAAAATGAGATTGCTTTTATGCCCCACG gTTTGCATATTGAAGATCTGCTTGAATCTTGGTGGGACAACTATGAGGTTCTGGAAGAAAACCATTCCTACATACAGTG GCTATTTCCTTTACGTGAACATGGGATGAATTTTCGTGCGAAGCCACTCACATGTCAAGAAATTGAG gcCTTGAAGAAGTCAGAGGAAGTTATGGAAAGGTTTATACGTGCTTATCAACTCATGTTGAGATTTTATGGAATAATTTTAGTGAACCAGGAAACTGGAGAACTCAAGAGAGCAGAGAATTGGGCTGAAAGATTTCTCAACTTGAACCG GTTTAGCCACAACAATTTACGGATTACTCGCATCCTGAAGTGCCTGGGGGAGTTGGGATATGAACACTATCAAGTGCACTTGGTtaagtttttcctaacagaAACTCTTGTTAATGAGACATTACCAAATGTCAAGAGAAGTGCCTTGGACTACTTCCTGTTCACCATCAGAAGCAAACGGAAGAGAAGAGAACTAGTCCACTATGCTTGGCAGCACTACAAACCTCAAGGCAGCTTTGTGTGGGGGCCCCATGACAAACTCTTGAAGTACAGACCCCGCTCCACCAAGTCGAAGTTGCACCAAAAGgctgaaaatgaacagaaaactCCTGGTAAAAAGATTGATGATTCAGTGGAAGAGGGTCAGAGCCAGTCTCTGGGGGAGAAACGGAAGGCTGGAGATGCTGCCGACTTGCAAACTGAAGCAAATGAAGAGGACACGATGGAGAAGATAAGTAAATGTGTTTCAAAAGGTGGGGAGGATGAGGATGAGAAAAAAACTCCATTTGCCGAGCAGGAAAAGGATTGCAACAGTGAGGCTGAATTGCAGGATGCAACAGAGAATGACTGTGCAAAGGAGagcaagaagagaaaactgGATGCAAATTTGGCAGACGACATAAAGAGTGGGCAGCTGAAAAGCCCTTCTGATATTGAAAGAATCTCCAGTAATCTGGAAGAATGTGCAATTGATGCAGAAATCCCCTTGGATCCACTCTTACAATCAGAACAGGACCAAGAAAcaccaaaagaagaaaatacaaaccCCAAAGACTTAACAGTGCCAGAGGCTGGTGATGCTGCTGTAAAAAGGAGGAAAGTTGataaaagaacacaaagaaataaaacattcaacTTGGCCATAAATCTGAACATGGCCCCACCTGCTCACAGTGCCCAGTCACATCCATCTGTTTCAAATGCTaaaactgaagatgaaaaagTCGGTGAGAAAAAGGCAGCTGTGGAGGAGATGAGTGAGAAGGCTGAGGGCAGTGCAAATGGTGGGGCTCTGAACTCCTCGGCTGCCTCCGtgcttcccagcactgctcagactTCTCCAGTGAGCGATGGCTTGGAGTCGAGTGCAGATCAAGTCACAGCAAAGAGTGATGAGCACCCCTGCAACACCACCCCCCTGGAAGGCAACAGTGAGGCAGGTGGGGAAGAACAgcataaaaacacagcaaatgcGAGTGAAAAAGAAGGTGCAAAAGCCACAGGCAGCAAACAAATTCCAGGGAGTCCTGAGCAGAGCgttgcatcctcttgtgctgAACAAGGCAGTACTGAGGTTGCAATACAAAGAACGGATAGCTCTGAGCGTGTGGCAGAGCCTGGTGAAGAGCACATAGCAACAGTGTGA